In Yersinia enterocolitica subsp. enterocolitica, one DNA window encodes the following:
- the kdpA gene encoding potassium-transporting ATPase subunit KdpA: MAASGFLLIASFMLVLLVLARPLGSFLARLIEGDPFMPLQKIEAGLWRCSGVKNVEMNGWQYALAILLFNILGIALLFALLMMQGALPLNPENMPGMSWHLALNTAVSFVTNTNWQAYSGENTLSYLSQMAGLTVQNFLSAATGIAVAFALIRAFSRHSAATLGNAWVDLVRITLYVLLPIALIIALIFVSQGVLQNLDGYLHITTLEGVKQTLPMGPVASQEAIKMLGTNGGGFFGANSAHPFENPTAFSNFVQMLAIFLIPCALCFAFGQVVGDTRQGHALIWAMSLIFVVAVVVVMYAELAGNPHLIKLGADSNINMEGKESRFGILATSMYAVVTTAASCGAVNAMHDSFTALGGMVPMWLMQIGEVVFGGVGSGLYGMLLFVLLTVFIAGLMIGRTPEYLGKKIDVFDMKMTALAILVTPAVVLLGTALALCTDAGRAGILNPGAHGFSEVLYALSSAANNNGSAFAGLSVNTPFYNLLLAAAMFLGRFGVILPVLAIASSLVAKKRQPAGNGTLPTSGPLFIGLLVGTVLLVGALTFIPALALGPVAEHLQVWLTH, from the coding sequence ATGGCGGCATCAGGATTTCTGCTTATCGCCAGCTTTATGCTGGTGTTGTTGGTGCTAGCCCGTCCATTGGGAAGTTTTCTGGCGCGCCTTATTGAAGGCGACCCCTTTATGCCATTGCAAAAAATTGAGGCCGGTTTATGGCGTTGTAGTGGAGTAAAAAATGTCGAGATGAACGGCTGGCAATATGCGCTGGCTATTCTCCTGTTTAACATTCTGGGCATTGCGCTGCTGTTCGCACTGTTAATGATGCAAGGTGCATTACCCCTGAATCCGGAAAATATGCCGGGGATGTCGTGGCATCTGGCGCTGAATACAGCGGTCAGTTTTGTGACTAACACCAACTGGCAAGCCTATAGCGGCGAAAATACCCTTAGCTACCTCAGCCAAATGGCTGGCCTGACCGTACAGAACTTCCTCTCTGCCGCCACCGGTATTGCGGTTGCTTTTGCACTGATTCGTGCATTTTCCCGCCATTCGGCAGCCACATTAGGTAATGCCTGGGTCGATTTGGTGCGCATCACGTTATATGTCTTATTGCCTATTGCACTGATCATCGCTCTTATTTTTGTCAGTCAGGGAGTATTACAAAATCTGGATGGCTACCTGCATATCACCACATTGGAAGGCGTAAAACAGACCTTACCGATGGGGCCAGTGGCCTCACAAGAAGCAATAAAAATGCTGGGAACCAATGGCGGTGGCTTCTTTGGTGCCAACTCTGCCCATCCGTTTGAGAACCCGACGGCATTTAGCAACTTTGTCCAGATGCTGGCTATCTTCCTCATCCCCTGTGCCCTGTGCTTCGCGTTCGGCCAGGTGGTTGGGGATACCCGCCAAGGCCATGCGCTTATCTGGGCTATGTCACTGATTTTTGTGGTGGCAGTGGTGGTGGTGATGTACGCCGAGCTGGCCGGTAACCCCCATCTCATCAAGCTGGGCGCGGACAGCAATATCAATATGGAAGGTAAGGAATCACGCTTCGGTATTCTCGCCACCAGCATGTATGCCGTAGTCACCACCGCAGCATCTTGTGGTGCGGTTAACGCCATGCACGACTCCTTTACCGCGCTAGGTGGCATGGTGCCGATGTGGCTGATGCAGATTGGCGAAGTGGTGTTTGGCGGCGTCGGTTCTGGTTTATACGGCATGCTGTTATTCGTGCTACTGACGGTGTTTATTGCCGGACTGATGATTGGTCGCACCCCAGAATACCTTGGTAAAAAAATTGACGTTTTTGATATGAAAATGACCGCGCTGGCGATTCTGGTCACACCCGCAGTCGTGCTACTTGGCACCGCACTGGCACTTTGTACCGATGCTGGCCGCGCAGGCATTCTGAACCCCGGCGCACATGGCTTTAGTGAAGTGCTCTACGCCCTCTCCTCAGCAGCCAACAACAACGGCAGTGCCTTCGCGGGCCTGAGTGTCAACACACCGTTTTATAACCTGTTGCTGGCTGCGGCGATGTTTTTGGGGCGATTTGGTGTGATTTTGCCCGTGTTGGCAATTGCCAGCTCCTTGGTGGCGAAGAAACGCCAACCGGCGGGCAACGGCACCCTACCGACTTCGGGGCCACTGTTTATCGGCTTACTGGTGGGCACCGTGTTATTGGTGGGCGCATTGACCTTTATCCCAGCACTGGCCT
- a CDS encoding K(+)-transporting ATPase subunit F has translation MSISIICGGLLVLLLLGYLVYALFNAEDF, from the coding sequence GTGAGTATCAGCATCATTTGTGGTGGATTGCTGGTTCTGCTGCTATTGGGCTATCTGGTTTATGCCTTATTTAATGCGGAGGACTTTTAA
- a CDS encoding YbfA family protein, translating to MSIYNAYPLHQVMLRRFAVILVGLLALPVMLFRKDRARFYSYLHRVWVKTSDKPVWLAQSETAPQYFY from the coding sequence ATGTCCATTTACAACGCATACCCATTACACCAAGTGATGTTGCGTCGTTTCGCTGTGATTCTGGTGGGGTTATTGGCGCTGCCTGTCATGCTATTTCGCAAGGACCGCGCCCGTTTTTATAGCTATTTGCACCGTGTCTGGGTCAAAACCAGTGATAAACCGGTGTGGTTGGCACAGTCAGAAACGGCACCACAATATTTTTACTGA